GGTTGTTTCTATGGATGAAATTTAGATAACCTTTCATCAAAAGCAAACAATTGGGTCAATATTGGCTGCGGATATGtggaattggattttttttaaaggccctgaaaaacttgttttcttttcatacaACCATGctttgtgttgtgtgatatatgCAAATGAAAAATGTGCAACTTTGCTGCTGTTGCATGCACGTGTGAAGCaggcctgcagctgcttctggtGCCTCCAAAATCAACACAGCCTGTTGCCAAGTTGTCAAGTTGTGTCAGTGACTATTGCGTTTATTGACGTGGCGTTAGAGTGGCTGGAGGTCACCTTGAGGGGCAGCAAGCCGACAGGgcattttgatggatttaagtgttgttttgtttgctttttaagcaaaaccacttttttttgggggggtggtgaTCCAGCAGTAGGTAAAAATTGTCTGCTTCTTTGCTGCAGTTCCGACGTATTTATCGTGTTAATAGTTGTTTGACCACCACTTTCATCGAGGTTTATTACTTTTACACGTAGCAGATGTCAACTAATCATGAAACATTCAGGGATTATTATTGCGTGTCTAAAGGAGAAACCAATTCATTTTAGATGATGGTTCTCCATTTCTAAAGCCAATATCTTTTAAGTTGAACTTAACTCATCATTCAAAATATGTTTAGGCAGAAAGcgtatcttttgtttttttctttttctcgagTTTTCTTGCAGTCTTTTTCCAGTCTCAGCGTTCTCCTTGGCCCCCATTTCCACTGGATGGCAGCTCTTGCCTTTATATGCAAAAATGCATCTGTATGAACAGAACCTTTCTAGCTGAAATGATCAGCTTGATAAAAGTTAACAAATTTTTGTCCGAGAAATAATTCATATGGAAGCAATCACGCACAGGATGTTCATACATTATTTTAAGATGTTTcatctaaaatatttttcagggcctttgaatttttttttccttccttaatTTATTCCAGTACTCAGTTAACCGAACATGCATGTTCTTGGGATATAAACTGttactgtgaggcagacatgctcatgaaatgttctttgatttcattacagtttcaagttgtgCTCTTATTCAGGCTGTCTCTTTTTCTGCCACCCTCCACAAGGCAAAATAAATTGAAACTATTCCATTTTTGGTCCTCCTTTCACTTTTGGAGGCCTTAGATAAAAGGATCAGGGAAATGTCTACATTGAGTGAAGTTTAATGAAGTTGAGAAATCCAAGTGTTGAACATTTTGTCGGCCCTTTAGACTTTCAGGTGTGTACAGACTTCTGTGGAAAGGAAAATGCAATGTGGTTCGGTATGCCTGATCGACAGAGATCTTGTTTATGCAATTTACTATTTTTAAGACGTGAAACCTGATTTATTTGTAGCAAAGATGGTGATTCTTTTGAGTTAGTGGTAGTTTTTTGTGGGTTGCCTCACTCTTGTCTATAACAAAAGCAGACATATACATAATGGAAAGCATatatttttgatgtattttctgATTAAAGATTGTCTTTGCGATAACTATAACATATCCTTTTCCATTTGATTTGAAGTGGAAAGTTATGACGTATCATTCTGCGCAGGATGTAGTATTGACTACCGTAATTGAAAGTCATAATATGTTCAATGCTTatcgtacatttttcaactataCCTTAAACATTTAGTGTGGCTGTATTGTCTGTTGGTATCTCTTTGTCTCTTTGAGTGTGCGTCTTGCAAGACAAAATCATAGGCCCACGCTGTCCTTTAAAAAGACAGTAACGTTCTTCCCGAGATGCATGTGAGCCTCTTTAATGGCAACGTGTATGAAATCATCAAAAGCTCCTCTTTGGAAAGGTCAACCAGATGATGTTGGCATTTTAGCACTGTGCTCTGCATCTTGCCTCAgaacattttcattttacacGAGTGGATGAGATGGCGTTTGGCTAATTTCTCCTCTTTTTGGATATTTACAACACGCTTAATGTTTTAATTGACATTTACGATTGCTAATCATGTGGTTTGACATCACTTGAGCAGTGTCAACCTTTTTTCTTGTTCACAAACATCAAAGTGAAATGAGCTTAAAGAGACATAGAGACTATGGTTTAACTACTATAAAGGGCTTTTGAATCAATAATCAGTCTTTATTGAATCGTGTTAACCTTGTTGCATGTTTTCTGTCTTGTggacaaaaatggaaaaataaatgtgCCCTCAGTGGGGGTGATTTTGTTTCACCTTTGTCACCTTcgcttttgtgtgtgcgtgtgtgtgtgcgtgcatgtgttatTTGTCTTTAGTTTTATGTGAATGTGCTTTACTGGTCATTTGGAGCCTCTGGCAATTGAACTGTGTGGGTGCTGAGGCCGGTGTGTGCTAAAGGGCATGTTGGGATGGCAGTGTGAACCGTGATGACCCTGCCCCGTTCCCTGCGGCACTGACCCAGTAGCTCCCTCTCATTGGTCACATGTCCTGCCTAATGGGAGAAAGAGCAGGGAGACTGCTGCGTAAGTGCAGGTAGGTCAGCTCTCATTAGCATTTAAATAAGGCACAGAGCAGCAGTGGATACAAACAATAAAGTTAATTTAAAATAACTGTTGTGTTATAATGTAATTACATTTGGTGGTGATTTCATAAAGTCCGTTAATGACAGTGAGTATGCAGACTTTTTCTAtgttgaagttaaaaaaaagattgatgccgcttaaactcgcccatcaaattacatacaatacaattaaAACTGAAAATGGATATTCTTTTTGTGCCAAGTCATATTTTACACTGGGCCTTTAGTTTTTATTGATGAGTCCTTACAGAAGGATAAAGGaagcacaacaaaacacaagccAAATAAGTTTGCCCCATAAATACATtgtgcagggtccaaaatttattGGAAATGTTCATAGGATGCACATCTTTCCTTTACATAACAAACTGAACTGGGGACATGTTAGAAGAGCTTAATGAATATTAGTATTGTCATTCCACAGTTGACAGTCCACTTGAAGCACAGTgaggtttcaaaataaaagggaTTTGAGGTTTCTGTTCACTGTGTTTTCCAAATCCCATTTTTATGATGTGATAAATGTGAGAGCAAtcccgaaaaaaatattttggaccACAATATAAAAACTAAACATGATTGATTGTCCTTTCTGCAACAGTCACTATTAGAAagaccacacacgcacacactaacTCTTCCACTGACATGACCACATAATCTGTGCTAATTTTTTTCGCACAATATCAAAAAATAATCAGCTCTGCTATCCAGAGACATGTTTAAAGGAAAATCACTGATTTTACATGTACAAATGTAAAACAGACTTTTTTGGTCTTTACATTGGCATTTTCCACATGTAACACTTTCAATTGCCAATATCAATGGCACCTCAAAAATGTATAAAATTGTAAGCTAGCCATCTTATTCACACTTCCCCAAAACAATGTGGTGTTATTTATACTGCATATGATGTTAGGTAGCTGGATATATGTAATATGTAAATATTACCCACATACATGGAAGGTTCCCATAACGCATTGTCAGATGcaagtaaaaaacaaacatttgattTGGATACTGACAGCCAAACAAAAAGCACACAGTTTTTTCATAAAGGGCCCAAAGCAACAATTACAATAATTTTTACTTTGTCTAGGCACAAGTTATCATGTGCCACACCCCTAAGATGTTTGGAGGATGTAACTGCAGCCATGGTCACATTGAATTAATGAGGCGCCAACCATCatgcacaaaagcaaaaaaaaaaaaaaaatcttttagaaAGTTAAGCACACTATATAACAATCTTTTGCATAAAAATGTATGAACTGGTGGCCTGTAAAATAGTTCAAAATATAAAAGatcccccctacacacacacacattcaaccaCGAGAGGATGCAAACCATACGCCAAAAAAATATCAAGTCAGATCATGCTCCCTTTATCGTCAAGTGTCATAAATTCTCTGAGGCATTGCTGTAGTCTGTTGCACTCACAGAATACAAAGCATGGCCTACATATTGGAAATGTTTTCAAATGGATGCGCCTATTCACCCACTTTTCCTCCATCACGATCTTGAGGGTGGCACTCCATCTCACTTGTATTTGGGAAGGATTTATTGGGATCCCTCTTAGTCTGGCCTAGAGACTCAGACAGACATTGGTGGGGTCCTCTTCGTCTCTGCCCTGGAAAGTTGCATGAGCCTTTTCTAAATCTTCAATCACCGTTAGGAGGCGAGTGGCAAGGCTCTGACCTGCCTTTACGCGGCCCACTTTACATTCTGCGCCATCTACGGAGACAACAGAGATATTTAATTACGTGCTGCTCGTTACTGGATAACAAATCCCACCCACTGTTTTACAAATGTAATGCAAACAAGGCACTTCATGCCCTACTAACAGTATGTTAAATATGTCTTCCTGACACAACACATGAATTTGTCTTGGGCCAAAAATCcaacaacaaatattttttctctATCAGTCCAATCCATCATAGGATATATTAGATTTTTCTGCAAGGAtcattacactgttgtgggtggTTTGGAATAACTATTGTAACTTTTCCAAGAAATTGTATGCTGACTAAATATGGGGTATCACCTGGGTCATTGACAGAGTTCATCCCTCCTTTATTGCTGGCCATCTGATCTGCATCTGCCTCTGGAAGATATTTTTTCCTATGGGCACATCAATCAGTACATCATAAGCGTTCCCTTGGAGGATTAATTACTGATCTAAGTGTAAATAAAAGGGGGAGTTGGAGCGTGCAACATTGACCTCTAGTGTCCAACATGTGAATTGCAACCAGGCTGATGCTGtaatttagatttttatttaAACCTATTATACTGTTTGTTATTCCTCCTACTAATATTCATCTTTCACTCAGCTGTatattgtatatgtatatgctACTAAACATTCATGCTCCAAAGCCCAAGTTCTTACAGAGGAGTTACACTACCTGAGTTTGTCTCTTCCCAGGAGAAACTGTTTGTAAATTGTCTGAGTCTCTGCGTCAGGATCAAGAGGGTCACTCCAGTCCCCCAGAATCACAGCAGAATGAGTTCGACTGCAGCCTGGAACTGTGAACCAAGCACACAATGCATTTCTACTCTTGCAAGAGGCTTGTGTAGTTGACTTCAACTCAGAGCTACTATATTATTCAGGTACATAAATAAAATTGTTCAACTGTATCGAGTGCGTAGACAAAGCCGTGAACATAAATAAGGAAGGATTACTTGTGCGCTCTGTCTGCAGGCAGCACGTCCACTTGCCCCCGCGATGTGTCCCTgggtggaaggaaggaagcattCGCTCATTGTAGATGCTAACTTTCCTGATAGCGGACAACCACTGGTTCAGCTCATTTACATTCTGTGTAGACAGAAATATCATCATCAAGCCATTTGGTGTGCACTGTACATTCAAGGTAAATTACTTGGACATGCAATAAAGCATTGTTCATTGCTTCTTTCTATCCGATAAACTTATTAATTATTTAGGTTGTATGTTTTGGGTCACTATTTTGCTGCATAATGAAGAATCTCCCAGTTTAATTGCAACTTTCTTTAAATCACACTGGTCAACTGCTAATTTTATCCAGAAACAAATTTTTACgccaatttaaaaagaaaaatttctttcctttttttcctaGCACATCAGGTTTTTGGCTAGTCAAGATATTGCCTGACGACTTTGCAGTGTGAGTAACAATTCACCTTGCACTGGATGTACATGGTTTGCAGCTGCCCGTCATTGTCCTGGGTAATGACCTGCATTACATTCTGCTGCTGGAAGGCATTTTCGTCCACCCTCTCCACGGCGCACACACAATGGATGGGCATTGAGGAGCGCACCTGCAACAATTGAACGGCAAATCACAGCGCCAATTAAGACAAGCACGGGCGAGCTAATAATGACGGATTCTGCTGAGTATGTTCAGGTTTGAGTGAAATAAAATTGGATGACCGTGACCCAACGGGGAAGTTGTGACTGAATGATATTCACTCAAGCGTTATTCTCAGAGGAATTGTGTGAGGAAACCACGTCATGACGATGAGAACAACATGGCAGCAAAGGACACTTTTAAGTGTAAATCAGCCTGTTCCAATGGTAGCTTGGCCCACTGAGACTGGAGAGCTCCAAGATGGAGGAAATGGGCTTGGGCATTGTTTATAATCTGATTTGCAACGTTACCATGAATATCCACAACGTTCAATTAACCCTGGCCTTTATCCCGCTCATACAAAGCAGAGGCTGGCTCAAAGAGAGCATTCTGCAGCAGCTCTCTTCTCTCTCAGAACCTGGCTGGTGAATGAGAGGATATCATTATCACAAGGCAGGCACCACATGGTAATAACGCTAATGACGGCCTCAAAAGGAGATCAACATGAATACATTAGAGCAAGCAGAGGAGGATTAAGACGGTTCATCTTGTTAGGAGCCAAGTTGCTCACCATCCTACAAAGTGGCAGACACtaaaagtcatttagcaccagaAGCCACATACCCATTTTTATTCGTATAACATGCCTTCATATCAGTTCACTGGTTTTCACACTACAAGAAGATGATGCTAAACACCGCCGTAGATAGTCTGAAAATAGTTTAGACATGCATGATAGATTGAAGCTAATAGTGGACCTAAAAGCAAAACAATTTTGAAGCTCTGTCAGGCACtcgtaataaacttttgagtacATTCTTAGGAcatatccattcatccatttatttGCTGTGGAAGTAAGCCAGAGCATGCGAGAAAAACCACGCACTATGCACTTATTAATTGTATTATTCTTAGCTCTTGCTAGCTACCTGCCAATCAGGTGTCTTGGCGTAAGAGAGGGTCTCGCTAGTCAACCAGAAGTAGCGCTTCTTGGAGGCAAATCGAGACAGCAGCTGGGCTCCTTCTGCTTTGTGTTTGTTTAGGTATCCTTCTTTGACGATCACCGAGGGAAGGAAGACAGCCCGCTGTGGCATCACAGACACTGCAGAGGAAAAGAAACACCAAGCTAAGCTTTCATAAAGGTAACAAAAcagaagatttaaaaaaaatacaattttgttGTACTTTATCCCAGTCAGTTAAGGTCAGTGCTTTGCATATGTACATGGGGCACAGTCAGGCTGAACAGAAAAGGTCCTTCCCCAAGCTTCCCAATGAGTAAGAGGCCCAACATCTGAAACGTCTTCATGAATGAATTTACTACCTAGCAGAAGAGCGTCAAATGTCAAACTGACCTTTAAGAAAAAAGTGTAGGTGTTATTACGCAAGTCGAGGATGAGACACAGTAAAACGGGGAAACTTTTTTCACATTATACTTGCTGACACATGATGGTCAAAAAGGAAGCAAGTCATGACCCTGACTCTCCACCAACTCATTTGTCGCATCAATTCGTTTCTGTGCTCATGAATATTTCAACGCTGGGCTACCAGGCTGTTTAACTAATTGTGGGATCATATGCCACAAAGTCACTCATGACTGACTATGTGAAACTTTCTTTCGGCCCGCGCAGTGTACCTTACCGATATCATGCTCTATGTCGATCAATTTGTCCAAAAACTCCTTGACAGAGGCCACACTGCGAAGGATGATGGGATGAAGAGGTGCCATCCATTGCTCCTTTCCATGGCCAAGCTGGAGGCCCAGGTTGCCCACACTTTGTAATGCCtgacaataaacaaaatgtcaTGTTTATTGTTTCAACACATACTTTAACAAGATGCTAAGAGCCCCATTAGTTATAGTCAATTTAGTCTTCAATTACCCTAACCTGCATTGTTTGGAAACAGGGATGAGGACGCAGAGTACCAGAAGAATGCCAGAGCCATGATTCGAACCCTGAACCTCTGAACTGCAGACATGCCGACCACATGTCCGCTGTGATGCTGACTCAAAGTCACACATCAAAAATGTCCCTGTGGCCAAGCATGCTGCGAGGCCTTTTGTCCAGCCCCCATCTAGTCGTGGGAGAGAAGGAAGTCCCTGTTTTTCCCCTCTCTGATGCTGTCTTTGAACATACTCTGCTGGCTACACATAGAGATATAAAAATAGCCTTTCCCTTTCACAGAAGTGGACCCATGGCAACAGCACTTCAGCACCATGGGCAGCGGCCATGAAGACCAGTAGGAGCAAGGCTGCATGTATGACCCTGACACCCACACACCGTAAAGGTAGGTGAGGTATCTTTGAATTAGGCGTATTTATAAATGTAGCGGCACTCGCACAAACAATCGGTTTCCTtatgtttttttctattttctccTTTTCATTTGTAACATGAACACTATTATTTTGCCTGTACGTGTGTTGTTAATTCTACCTTGGCCAACAGTAATAGTGTCCGGCTCGTACGTGTATCAGCATGTTGATCTCTCAGCTGGAACAGTTTAGGTGTGAGGATAGCGGGAGCAAAAAAACGCAGGAAAAAGAATCCACTGATGGCGAGATATTTCACATCCTGTTCAACATAAGGTGAAGATGACAAGCGTTATTAAAACTGCAAAATGATGTAGTAGTATGCCAAACCTATGAGCTGTGACATTCGCTAATATTTCACACTGGGCATTTTCTTTATGTGCGCACTGACCTCGTTCTCAGGTTCAGCAAACTGCTCTTCCACCCGCTTGTGCAGCTGTTTGAAGGCCACTCTCATGACAGGAGGACATTGCTCAACCGAGCCAATGATTGATTCAACGATCTTGGTTAAGTAGTTTTCTAACATCTCCACACTGCTGTCCCGCACCTCTGCCTCCGACACTGCACCCTTGAATGAAATTCGTCTTCCCAGACAAAAGGCAAAACAACAATGCAATGGTACGTCTCCATTCAGGACACTTCATCAACCAAATTCTTAACGATCCATTACATCGCAATTATAACATCTGAGCGCATCTTGCTCAAGATCTTTTGGTACAAAGGATCTATGtcgttgagaatttggttgagggtTTCTGCATTGGTTTCTagacatgaaataaaatgacatgAAAGGTTGGCTCCTGGATCTCCCTCCATGTCATAGATTGACGTCTCAGGGGGCTCAGAGCAGTTGCCAGGCAACAGTCATCCCACTTCTTACattcttttttaattaattctCAGAATTCATGTATGTACTCCTTCCAAGGACAAAGTGCAAAGACGGTGTGCAGCGCCCCGGGCCAGACATAAATTCTAaactacacgcacacacgataGCTCCACAGCTTGATATATGAGAAACGCTTTTCAGGTTATCAATTGATGTATGTACCCTCAGTCAGATTTACCTTGTGTGATTCAGATCAATCTTACATGGGTCCAGTTCAATGTACTTCTTCTCATCAAAGATACGGTTGATGATAGGCTTCAGCACCTCATGTAAATATAGCATGCCAACAGCCTGACAGCAAACAAGACCACATGTTAACAAATAGACATTTACAGTACATGCTGCAGGGAAGACGCTTTAACCAAATAATGGATTGTGAAACTCAATAGTTTGTGAAAAACTCAGAAAGATCAGAACAGAGAAGGCTGAAAGAAAAAACACAGAATGACTCACCTTCATAAACTGCTCCATGGCTTTGGATGAGAGAGAGTTGGAACGAAATAAAGTGTTTGGATCAGCTATGACGACAAGAGGAAAAACATAAtattagaggaaaaaaaagtacctGCCCAAATTATGAAGAAACAAGACAATGTGATAGCATTCTCCCATGTTCCAAAAGGATTTTGGGGGATTCTTTTATGATTGTTGAATTAACTCAACAATTTATTCTATCCTGATAAACATGTTTCAGGCTGCGcagtgttgccatggaaaccatgGCAAGATGCACAATACCTGAACTTAAGCTCAGTATACAAATACCAGAGTATGTAAACTGTACACATTATGAGCATTTGCATAATAAAATGATATCTAATACAAGAACTAAATCAAATAGTCTGACGGTAACCATACACACATTTCATTGAGGATTACAGTAGTGTACAACTGGGCAGTAAGGCGAAAGGGTTTCAAAATCATTGTATTCTGTTCTTATTTATAGCTCACACAATTTCCAAACATCATTGGAATTATATGATAACAGTGATATTGCGATATTAGAATTGCCAGGATATTGTCGGTATCATGTTGCGCAGGCAGACACGTGACTAATACAGACCAGAAAAGATTGATGGAGCTTGACCTTCCCTCACAAAGACCACGACTGTTTTAGTGACCTGGAAATCAATTCTTAGAGAGTGCGAGAGTCCAAACTCTGTCTAAAACAAATAATGACGCAAAGAGAACTCGGTAGCTCTAACACAAGGTGGATTGTCTGGAGTCTTTTTCATCCCGAGCACGACAGTTCAGCATTGCCAAAGGTTCTGAGTTGTAGGCTACTTCAACAGCTGATATGTACACAGCGATAATATGTCAAAGATGTTATGACGTCCATCTTACCGGTATGGTTGACCTCCTGGGTGTTCAGATAGTCTAAGAAGGGAACAACCAGGCCCTGACCCAGGTAGATCTTCACCAAGGTCATGGCCACATCTTGCCGACTCTCAACTGTGGTCACCTCCTCCAGCATGGTCAATGCACTGATGTCATCAACCTATGAAGAAAATACCTTGGATTATTTGTTTGATCATGGTCAACGTTTTAAGAGGTGACAAGGAGGGGGGACTAATTGCTCCGGATCGCActtaggggagaaaaaaaagctacTAACCTCAGCAGGGGAGATGACTGACTCAACCAAAAGGTCAGTGAGGGGCTGATAGTACAAAGACGGCAAAATCTGATCCTCGACCAAACGCACCTTCAAACGCAATGCTCCCAACTTGCCACTGGACACAAGGAAGGAGTTTAGAAAAATACACTTGCTGCATTGGTTAGTAATGTTAAGTGTCCCTTCATTTTTTGTCTTGTGTGTAGGGGTGAATTAAAACTTTGGGAAAGTATACTTATCACCAAAAGTGTAATAACACTGACGCATGATCCTCACCCTGCATCCACTTCATTGTTTCCCAAAGGTAGCAAACGAAACCAGCTCTTCAATAATGGAGTTTTATGCAAACAAGCAAAAGGGATTTCCACCTGCATATATCAAACACTTATCAGCCTCATATATTGGTTGTATCAAATGAAGACAGAGACATGTTAGTGTCTTGACAAAATATCCTCACCTTTCCCAGAAAGTCATTTTTGCCCACCATGTCCCAATCCCAAACCTCCACAATGACAGTTCCTTCTTCACTGAGTTCCTGTGGATCTAAGTCCAGCTCCAGGGTCTCTCCCCAATGAGGGAAACGTGTTTTCTTGATGATCTGAAACCCAAAGTGTATGACTTCACCTCCTCTCTTTATATTTCTATATCCACATAGTGAAAATGAAGACATTGCTCACCGAGGTCTCT
This portion of the Syngnathus scovelli strain Florida chromosome 3, RoL_Ssco_1.2, whole genome shotgun sequence genome encodes:
- the LOC125994649 gene encoding rasGAP-activating-like protein 1 isoform X1, which codes for MAKNTSLYFRIVEGRNLPAKDVSGTSDPYCIVKVDNEVVARTATVWKNLNPFWGEEYTLHLPMGFHSLSFHVMDEDTIGHDDVIGKICLTKEAIGSQAKVLDSWMNLTRVDPDEEVQGEIHLTLQLLKHTEKIGLRCGVIEARDLAPRDSSGTSDPFARVIYSSHSAETSIIKKTRFPHWGETLELDLDPQELSEEGTVIVEVWDWDMVGKNDFLGKVEIPFACLHKTPLLKSWFRLLPLGNNEVDAGGKLGALRLKVRLVEDQILPSLYYQPLTDLLVESVISPAEVDDISALTMLEEVTTVESRQDVAMTLVKIYLGQGLVVPFLDYLNTQEVNHTADPNTLFRSNSLSSKAMEQFMKAVGMLYLHEVLKPIINRIFDEKKYIELDPCKIDLNHTRRISFKGAVSEAEVRDSSVEMLENYLTKIVESIIGSVEQCPPVMRVAFKQLHKRVEEQFAEPENEDVKYLAISGFFFLRFFAPAILTPKLFQLRDQHADTRTSRTLLLLAKALQSVGNLGLQLGHGKEQWMAPLHPIILRSVASVKEFLDKLIDIEHDIVSVMPQRAVFLPSVIVKEGYLNKHKAEGAQLLSRFASKKRYFWLTSETLSYAKTPDWQVRSSMPIHCVCAVERVDENAFQQQNVMQVITQDNDGQLQTMYIQCKNVNELNQWLSAIRKVSIYNERMLPSFHPGTHRGGKWTCCLQTERTIPGCSRTHSAVILGDWSDPLDPDAETQTIYKQFLLGRDKLRKKYLPEADADQMASNKGGMNSVNDPDGAECKVGRVKAGQSLATRLLTVIEDLEKAHATFQGRDEEDPTNVCLSL
- the LOC125994649 gene encoding rasGAP-activating-like protein 1 isoform X2; this encodes MAKNTSLYFRIVEGRNLPAKDVTATVWKNLNPFWGEEYTLHLPMGFHSLSFHVMDEDTIGHDDVIGKICLTKEAIGSQAKVLDSWMNLTRVDPDEEVQGEIHLTLQLLKHTEKIGLRCGVIEARDLAPRDSSGTSDPFARVIYSSHSAETSIIKKTRFPHWGETLELDLDPQELSEEGTVIVEVWDWDMVGKNDFLGKVEIPFACLHKTPLLKSWFRLLPLGNNEVDAGGKLGALRLKVRLVEDQILPSLYYQPLTDLLVESVISPAEVDDISALTMLEEVTTVESRQDVAMTLVKIYLGQGLVVPFLDYLNTQEVNHTADPNTLFRSNSLSSKAMEQFMKAVGMLYLHEVLKPIINRIFDEKKYIELDPCKIDLNHTRRISFKGAVSEAEVRDSSVEMLENYLTKIVESIIGSVEQCPPVMRVAFKQLHKRVEEQFAEPENEDVKYLAISGFFFLRFFAPAILTPKLFQLRDQHADTRTSRTLLLLAKALQSVGNLGLQLGHGKEQWMAPLHPIILRSVASVKEFLDKLIDIEHDIVSVMPQRAVFLPSVIVKEGYLNKHKAEGAQLLSRFASKKRYFWLTSETLSYAKTPDWQVRSSMPIHCVCAVERVDENAFQQQNVMQVITQDNDGQLQTMYIQCKNVNELNQWLSAIRKVSIYNERMLPSFHPGTHRGGKWTCCLQTERTIPGCSRTHSAVILGDWSDPLDPDAETQTIYKQFLLGRDKLRKKYLPEADADQMASNKGGMNSVNDPDGAECKVGRVKAGQSLATRLLTVIEDLEKAHATFQGRDEEDPTNVCLSL